CACATCATGGTTTCCTCTACGGCTCATTCGGAATGTCGGGCAATTAGAGAGTGCCTCGAGAGGGCTCTTGAATTAGGAGCCAAAAACCTGATCATCAAATCTGACTCTCAACTAGCCATCAGATGGATCAAGGAGGATAAATCATGCCCATGGACTGACTATTTCTAGTCTAATACACGACATTAAACTGCTATGTCAATCTATTTCCTACAACTTTTGTTATTATCTGACGACATTTAAACAACAGCTCATGTCATGGCTAACTTTGCAAGAGCTAATTTGATTAGCTCTAAGTGGGGATAGTGAATTCCCAATCAACTTTGGTAATAACCCCAATGTAATATCTGATTCCCTAGTAATCAAATGATGTAGTCTTTTCGCTATTTAAAAACATAACAGCAATAATAGGATAAGAACAGAAATAAAAGCAGGCAATGCTATAAATactgaaattataaaaaaaaacaaatattggTGTAGATCCAAAAATAGAAAGgcagcaacaacaaaaaaaatatataaatacagAGACAAGATTAAAAGTTTCAGTACCCCAATTTTATCTACTCCAACCAGAGAGAGGAAGAGATTGAACATTCTCCCTTAGCTTTATTTAGTTGATATAGAGTAGCAGTACTATATCATAAACCCTAAACATCACCATATAGCAATTCAATGCAGCATTGCAAGTCTACAGATCCACAAAATGCAATCATCCTCGACAACACCACCAACTAAAAATTCCAGACCAAGACAAGCATTTCATCTGAGAACAATGTAACAAACACTCAAGAAACAGAAAAGGAAAGAGTACCATGATATAGTATCCAGAGCCCAAATTTAAGCTTGTGGAGTCTCTGATTCGAGAGATGAGGCTTCCTCACCGGCAGCAGTGGCAGGTGCGTCAGAATCGGCGGGCGTCGGTGTCACCTTGGCGGCGCCGTCCACGGATGAACCTCTCTTCTTGACGGTCTCAATCACGCGCTTGCTGATCCCCTTCGAGTATATCTGGAGGATCTCCACCTCTTCGTCGACGGAGGTGGCGTGGGCGCCGTCCGCGGCCGCGGTGATCCCCTTCGAGTTGATCTGGAGGATCTCCACCTCTTCGTCGACGGAGGTGGCGTGGGCGCCGTCCGCAGCCACAGCCGTGGCCGCGGCAGCGAAGGCCTCCTCCTCGATGAGGCGGCCAGTGGCGGAGGCCTCGTCGAGGGAGAGGACGCCGTAGCGCTTGGAGAGGAGGGATGGAGAGGTGAGGGTCTCGATCAGGTGCTGGATCACCGCCTCCCGCGTCCGCTGCGACGGCGGCCAGATGTTGAGGGAGACGGATGGGAGCCTGGACGCCGGAGGCGGAGGGGGCGTCGCGGAGGCCTCTGCCTCGTTGCTTCCCTTTGCGGGCGCTTCTCCGGACCCGTGCTTTGTCGCTTCGCTGTCTTCAGCCATCTCCCCGGCGAGGGTTTGGTCGGACAGGAAAGGGGCGAATGCCGCTTAAATACAAAGCTAATATTTCCGACACTGGATTCAACTGCGTCGTCCGCGACACCAAACAGGGAACCGCAACTTTCCACTGGTTAGCGGTCCTCAGGCATTTTAGCAGGTGTTCGATAGAATGTCCGTGAGAAGCTGCCATCTTTCTACCATTTACCTTCAGAACCAACATCTTCATGAAAGGATGGAAACAAAATCTAGATAGAGGCTGATACAACTATGAAACATATTTTGGTTGGCCAAATATGAAACATAAGATCACCTGTGACATGTCTAACAATCTAACTTCAAACaaaaattcaaatcaaggcatttCTCAATTTGCAGGAGAAGAATCCTCCACAGCTCTAACACTGGTAGTTTGAGTTCTTCCTTGCTGTAGATTATACACAAATTGGAACCCAACGCACCACTGCTGCATCTTTAGTGACAAAGGAATGAGGATTCATCAGCTGAGCTATTAACAGTTTCTTGTACTCACATAACCTCCATGTTTGAAGAACCTATAGAGAACAATGCCCCAGTAATTGGTTCAATGGCATCTCAAAATTGTTTTCAAAacaaacgagttcaaaattatttCAAGAAGCACGATTTAGACCATAGCACTATCTGAAACACATATATGTACACAAAGTATTCAATCTTTCCACACATTATTGACCATACACATTATACAACTATGGATTAGAGCCCATGAAGGAAAGGGCTCAGAGCCTGAGATATTTGTCATAATATGCCAGAAGTGAATTCAGTTTGCTTGACAAGGCAATATTCATCTTCCAAATAAGTTATCATCAAATGATCAACCCTTCACCAGTGACGGAACTAGAGCATTAGAGCACTTTAACCGGATGTGCTTTCTTCGATGCATTCTTCAGTTTGCAACAAGTTCACCTGCAGAGAATTCCAAAATAGCTGGAGTCTGCAGATTTTGGCCAGACAAGGTAGCAACTAAAGAAAAAATTGAAGTACCTTTATGATCTCTGATTTTGTAAATGGGTGCCAATGAGCTGCTAAAATACTCATGTGAAAAGCCTGCATTGGACAGGAAGATACTCCATTATAATAGATAGATAAAAATAAGATCTAGTAGAACATCCATGGATTTTGTTAAGTAAATACATCAAGTTTTCatgcaaattcaaactggttgaaCTGAAGCTGTTCTGTGGTTTCATATTTGGCTTCATTGACACAAATCATATAATTTGTAAGGGTATGTTTTGCACCTAGAAAGAAGATATTCTATCACAATGAAGATTAGAGAGAACAAGCTCTTTCACTGCAGTTAGATTGATAATTTATGGTTTGTAATATGAACTATGAAGCAATCATAAACTGAAGCTGTTATCGGACTGCCTACAATCTCAAGCATGCAGGAATGAACTGTCTTCATAATCTGAAAAAAAGAACGATCTTCATATGAAAATTGATTAACTATGTTAATTTATTTGCGTGGTCATCATATAAATTCTAATATAATCCTAGTATAGTTTGTTCTCATCGTAGGGGCATCTTGGTCCTGCTCAGACTCCAACCTCTCGGAAAAACAATTTATATATAGAATTATAGGTCACTCTATACCCCAAGCTCTACTTTTTGCTTCCCAATTGCAGCATTGACAGTTTGACACTACCAAGAAGTGATGATAAACTAAGAGCAAAAGACAGCGAAGTGAACAATAACTTAAACTTCATTTTCAACATATACATGACCTCAAAGATTTATatggttgcagaaagaagaactaGATTTTATTTTCCTCGTCAGGAAGTGACCATCGtactaatttggaaattttgtgccATACAACCTCTACATTAACTGTTAAGATTTAATAACTCAAGCAACCATTCACACAACTTAGACCAACATAAGCGCTGGAACTAAATAGTCACATAAGAGAAATAACAAAAAATTTAATAAGTTCCCAAGTAGGATTGGTAGAACTTGAAACAAAGGCTGTTACACTGTGTAAAAAGGGATTTAAGTTGTccatgataatgaaactaattagtGTAAATTAATACGCCATAAGGATTTCCTGATGTCGTTCACTTGAAAGAACACATCAGCAGTTTTATTTTGTCAACATAATTCCAGTGAACTCTTAGGTGCAGATAATTAAATGTGATGGCAAGTGTCAAGTGAGAATTTACCATTTTTCAGGAGTCACATCAGACAAACCATTTGCTTAAGACCTAAATAAATACTCACCCTAAATGGATCACTCCTCAAAGATTGTATGAATATGGAATTTTTTGAACCCCGTCCCTGCAAATAGTGAGCAATTATTATATTTAGTACAGTTTCATGAGCAAAATTGATGATTGTTAAGCCTTCTCAGTAAGGCTTGATATCACCAAAGAGTGTCGAGCATATGACATGCTATATGCCATCCATTATCCAAAAAAATACACTAGGTTTGCAGATAATTTGAGTACAATAATATTAATCCAGAATTCCAGATAATGAGTCAGGATTCAATTGTCAATTAAACAGacaaaaaatatatcagaaaCAAGCCAATGatattactttaaaaaaaaaattaagaatagaTGATTAATCTGATTGCATATTACTCAAGATACTATTTAGTTAACTTAAGGCAACAGTTGCATAAGATTGAGGTGGAGATTAACAAAATTACACAAAGTGGCCATAAATAAAAAGGAACATTACAGAGGGTGTTTAAGTTTTATATATGCTAGACCTGCATTGATACTGAAAGCAGAAAATTGCacaaaaaagaagaatttttttcCAGTTAGTATTAGCAGTAGGGAATTGAAAGAAAAATGGTAAGATCATCACAAAAAATTGATTCATAGTCATCTAAATTTAatcaagctgctaacaaacatgaGAGAGTAAACATTTAGGGGCTATTTGGATCCCTACATTTGTGAATGCAGTTGTGTTAGGTAAAACATGCATAGGAATATGCAACTTCTGTAAATGAGGGGAGCCTTGTTTGGAACTTTGTGTTTGCAAATATTTTATTAGGATCCCGCATTTGGAGATTGCAATTTCAAATCactaatttatgatgatgcatTGCAAGAAGGTATGAAGGAAAGACTCTGGTGGGAACTTGTAATAGGGGAACATAAAATGGAGTTCTATTCACAATAAACTGGGAATAATAGAGGGAATGGCAAGATCCACATATTTTCTCATGCATTCAAGTTTTCATGGGTCCAACTTGGCTTTGTCAATTAACATATTGGAAAGGTTACCGGATTTGGCTCGTTGGTCACAATATTGGACCATCAGCAACAGTCACAGTTTGAGTTGTGACCAAGATACGTAGACCTTGAAGTTTCAGTCAGCTTCAACTCATCTTATCGGTCAGGATTGATCCCATACACAATGTCTAGTTTTAGTTaaccttttttattatttttaactggTTCCAGCAATCCAAATTGGTTAATTGATGAAATTCATCAAATGAGGGTTGATCTAATTAATCCTCTAAGCTATGCTTTCTCTATCCAATGTGATGTAGCTCTAGACATTAAGAAAGTAAGAACCAAGTGTTACGgtgagtaacttttttagccgtggcctcggggcaatcgcggcttggttcgggtccgaaaggCGGGGATCTCCgcgggggcgctcctcgagctcGTTGAATCTCcgaaggcttcgcacctgcacaaaggtcgggtcggggtgctcgacccgacccctccgacgatcaagttagaggaagatgtggaaGGGGTTTCGAGAGAAGTAGTCTTTTGGAGtgtgtcccccccccccccccccccccccccccttgataagggtaaaaatggcagtCAGCCTCAGGACAATGTCAGCTGCTCCAGATGACGTCACGCACCTTGGAATTGATCAGAAcactgaccgaggcacattaatatcctgcaaaagccaagtccaacacgCTACGCCATGGCTACtgtcagcctgccccctgcaagcgggcagctcagggaGCAGAATGCTTCCCTACAAATACTttctcgttcattagaagaggggGGGGGACACACTCCAAAAGACTACTTCTctcgaaaccccctccacatcttcctctaacttgatcgtcggaggggtcgggtcgagcaccccgacccgacctttgtgcaggtgcgaagccttcgGAGATCCCCGCCTTCGGAGATTCAGCgagctcgaggagcgcccccgcGGAGATCCccaccttccggacccgaaccaagccgcgacggccccgaggccacggctaaaaaagttactcaccgtaacaaaatggtggcctcgggcgttacgcgaccgaggaggtaatctcgggcattatgcggccgaggagcacgacgtggtctcgggcaccatgcgatCGAGGAGCCGaggtgtgctcctcggctcttcggctttacgccacccgagaccacacccgcATGAACGGTGTCAGACACCATCAGAGGTGCGACCCGGCCTCACACAAGTGGGTACGTCAGGTAACgggaagcttccctataaatacccatgcACTCTAAACAGGCAGGGGGAGGAGAAAAAAGCAGACTTTCTACCGCATCTCCTAACttggtcgtcggaggggtcgggttgagctctcgacccgacctttgtgcaggtgcgaagccttcgGAGATCCCCGCCTTCAGAGATTCAGCgagctcgaggagcgcccccgcggagatccccgccttccggacccgaaccaagccgcgacggccccgaggccacggctaaaaaagttactcaccgtaacaaaatggcgctagaaggagggccgaatgTCGACTGGTCAGCAGACCCACTTCGGCGAACCCGCAGCCACGGGGTCGCGCTCGGTCAGGACCCCAGGGGATCATCCCTCGTAGGAGGAGCTCCGAGACGAACGCCCCGCCACAACTTCGGAGCGATACTGGAGGCTATTCAACGACCCAGGCTTGTCGCTGCCCGACGCCCCCGTCGGCCCACCATCTATttcgcccgaagccttccacgatCTTGCCCACCAAGTGCGGGCGCTAGCGGGCGTGGTGCAGACTATCgtcccgctcgtctcccagccAACGCCCCCACACGCAACCCGGCCTCTGCAACAGCGAGAACCCGCCCCCCGGATGCGCACGCCGCTCCCCGAGCCCCCTTTGTCGCCTCAAGATTAAATGgcccggcttggttcgggtccggaaggcggggaTCTCCGCAGGGGCGCTCCTCGAGCTCGCTGAATCTCCGAAGGCGGGGATCTCcgaaggcttcgcacctgcacaaaggtcgggtaggggtgctcgacccgacccctccgacgatcaagttagaggaagatgtaGAGGGGGTTTCGAGAGAAGTAGTCTTTTGGAGtgtgtccccccccccccccccccttctaatgaacgagagggtatttgtaGGGAAGCATTCTGCTCCCTGAGctacccgcttgcagggggcaggctgacaGTAGCCATGGCGTAGcgtgttggacttggcttttgcaggatattaatgtgcctcggtcagtgTTCTGATCAATTCCAAGGTGCGTGACGTCATCTGGAGCAACTGACATTGTCCTGAGGCTGactgccatttttacccttatcaccaAGGATCGTTGTTTTCAATACCTGACCCATTTTGGTgatctatcggaccggtacaaACTGGTCAGTACTAATATCAACAAATCTTACACCAATACATACTGGTTTTTCGaataggaagaaaaggagaagaggaaatgGTGGAGGAAAAAGTAGGGGTAAGAGGattaagaaggaaaagaaaggaagaagaggtgatggaggaagaggaagaggaaggaggccgtggaggaaaaagaggaggaagaagagcaaggagaagaaaagaagtaggAACGTCCGCGTTGACGGTGCATGGCGAATGATAGACGGTGGCAGGGATGGGTGATAGCAAGGCGAGATGCACTCGCATTCGAGCGAAGAAGGCTCACAAACACAAGACCTAAATGAGTAAACAAGTTGGAGTGGAATCTGTTTTAATGGGTCGAAGAGGACCGCTCAAACCAGGGGGCAGTCCACGTACCAGTCTATGCTCGAATTGGTATGTACAGCCCATTCCAT
The window above is part of the Musa acuminata AAA Group cultivar baxijiao chromosome BXJ2-6, Cavendish_Baxijiao_AAA, whole genome shotgun sequence genome. Proteins encoded here:
- the LOC103989007 gene encoding MFP1 attachment factor 1 encodes the protein MAEDSEATKHGSGEAPAKGSNEAEASATPPPPPASRLPSVSLNIWPPSQRTREAVIQHLIETLTSPSLLSKRYGVLSLDEASATGRLIEEEAFAAAATAVAADGAHATSVDEEVEILQINSKGITAAADGAHATSVDEEVEILQIYSKGISKRVIETVKKRGSSVDGAAKVTPTPADSDAPATAAGEEASSLESETPQA